Proteins from a genomic interval of Pseudomonadota bacterium:
- a CDS encoding DUF1501 domain-containing protein codes for MHAELSVARLNDRTRLLADLDRIRRDVDATGMMSALDSFTQQAVNILTSGRLADALDLDKEDPRTLARYTLPISQQGGERFVTADGPLATHKFLLARRLIEVGVRVVSISISDFDTHKNNFTRMRQVLPIVDFGLHALVTDLEERGMLDDVTIVAWGEFGRTPRINKNGGRDHWPRVG; via the coding sequence ATGCACGCGGAACTTTCCGTCGCCCGTTTGAACGACCGAACACGGTTGCTGGCCGATCTGGATCGCATCCGCCGCGACGTCGACGCGACCGGCATGATGAGCGCTCTGGACAGCTTTACGCAACAGGCGGTTAACATTTTGACGTCGGGTCGGCTGGCGGACGCACTCGATTTGGACAAGGAAGACCCGCGGACGCTCGCCCGCTACACGCTGCCAATTTCGCAACAGGGTGGCGAACGGTTCGTAACTGCCGACGGACCTTTGGCGACCCACAAGTTTTTGCTCGCCCGGCGTTTGATTGAGGTTGGCGTTCGCGTGGTCAGTATTTCGATCAGCGATTTCGACACGCACAAAAACAACTTCACACGCATGCGGCAAGTGCTGCCGATTGTCGATTTCGGCCTGCACGCGCTCGTCACCGACCTGGAAGAACGCGGAATGCTGGACGACGTGACCATTGTGGCGTGGGGGGAATTCGGCCGCACCCCGCGGATCAACAAAAACGGCGGCCGCGATCACTGGCCCCGCGTCGG